A single region of the Aurantiacibacter sp. MUD11 genome encodes:
- a CDS encoding nuclear transport factor 2 family protein, giving the protein MADMEALLARIEALEARAQAAEDYRDLVNLQGAYGYYVDKGMWDKAADLFAKDGTLEIAGRGVYVGQDRVRAYLKCLPEYQDGTIFNHMQLQPVLHIDSAAGTAKGRWRTLMMVGFLGKEGRWGEATYENSYVREDGRWRIASLHGIINFYAEYDEGWHRGGVPLLRSTEGLQPDRPQSFEYEAHPKAVIAPFHYDEV; this is encoded by the coding sequence ATGGCTGACATGGAAGCGTTGCTGGCGCGGATCGAGGCGCTGGAAGCCCGCGCGCAGGCGGCAGAGGACTATCGTGACCTCGTCAACCTGCAGGGCGCCTATGGCTACTATGTCGACAAGGGCATGTGGGACAAGGCAGCGGACCTGTTCGCCAAGGATGGCACGCTGGAGATCGCCGGACGCGGCGTCTATGTCGGGCAGGACCGGGTACGCGCTTATCTAAAGTGCCTGCCCGAATACCAGGACGGCACCATCTTCAACCACATGCAGCTGCAACCCGTGCTGCATATCGACAGCGCGGCGGGTACCGCCAAGGGCCGCTGGCGCACGCTGATGATGGTCGGGTTCCTTGGCAAGGAAGGCCGCTGGGGCGAAGCGACTTACGAGAACAGCTATGTCCGCGAGGACGGGCGCTGGCGCATCGCCAGCCTGCACGGCATCATCAATTTCTACGCCGAATACGACGAGGGCTGGCACCGCGGCGGCGTGCCGCTGCTGCGCTCCACCGAAGGTTTGCAGCCGGACCGGCCGCAGAGCTTCGAATACGAGGCGCATCCCAAGGCGGTGATCGCCCCCTTCCACTACGACGAGGTGTAG
- the dcd gene encoding dCTP deaminase, protein MAILSDKWIRTQALEHGMIEPFVEAQRREGNISYGLSSFGYDARVAPEFKIFTNVNSAVVDPKDFDGASLVDRETDVCIIPPNSFALARTVEYFRIPDDVLVICLGKSTYARCGIIVNVTPLEPGWEGHVTLEFSNTTPLPAKIYANEGACQFLFLQGNERPEITYADRAGKYMGQRGVTLPKL, encoded by the coding sequence ATGGCGATTCTTTCCGACAAGTGGATCCGTACCCAGGCGCTCGAACACGGCATGATCGAGCCTTTCGTCGAAGCGCAGCGGCGCGAGGGGAATATCTCCTACGGCCTCTCCAGCTTCGGCTACGACGCGCGCGTCGCGCCGGAGTTCAAGATTTTCACCAATGTGAATTCCGCCGTGGTCGATCCCAAGGATTTCGACGGCGCCAGCCTGGTCGATCGCGAGACCGATGTCTGCATCATCCCGCCCAACTCCTTCGCGCTGGCCCGGACGGTGGAATATTTCCGCATCCCGGACGACGTGCTGGTGATCTGCCTGGGCAAGAGCACCTATGCCCGCTGCGGGATTATCGTGAACGTGACTCCGCTGGAGCCGGGCTGGGAAGGTCACGTGACGCTGGAATTTTCCAACACCACGCCGCTGCCGGCCAAGATCTACGCCAACGAGGGCGCGTGCCAGTTCCTGTTCCTGCAGGGCAACGAACGGCCCGAGATCACCTATGCCGACCGGGCGGGCAAGTACATGGGCCAACGCGGCGTCACGCTGCCCAAGCTCTAG
- a CDS encoding cadherin repeat domain-containing protein codes for MSLYKITAALAATAMLAGCGSDSLATSTANQPPTFTNANFAIDYPENSTDTIITLAINDESAASVVITLGGPDRALFTINNGRDLNFINPPDFETPLDQGTDNVYEVTATATDSLGRSSTVNITVTVTDIATAQRFIDPVFDTATSLGTVAMSTPSGNKPVSFIAPSGDTLMARPLVIVGGGELAAAQAMAGDFALRGYVVGLTGTQAPGDLAALATAFGDGAFGQLGIDASSIAVAAPGDARFGQQLQAVFASSNVPTHAFATDATSAYAASVQFHEALVEGRR; via the coding sequence ATGTCACTCTACAAGATTACCGCCGCGCTTGCCGCTACCGCCATGCTTGCCGGTTGCGGGAGCGACTCCTTGGCGACCAGCACGGCCAATCAACCGCCGACCTTTACCAACGCCAACTTCGCGATCGACTATCCGGAAAACAGCACCGACACCATCATCACTCTGGCCATCAATGACGAGTCAGCCGCCAGCGTCGTCATTACTCTGGGCGGACCCGATAGAGCGCTGTTCACGATCAACAATGGCCGTGACCTCAACTTCATCAACCCGCCCGACTTCGAGACCCCGCTCGATCAGGGCACCGACAACGTTTACGAGGTAACCGCCACGGCCACCGACTCGCTCGGCCGGTCCAGCACGGTGAACATCACCGTGACAGTGACCGATATTGCCACGGCCCAGCGATTCATCGATCCGGTATTCGATACCGCCACCTCGCTCGGCACGGTGGCCATGTCCACGCCTTCGGGCAACAAGCCCGTCAGCTTCATCGCACCTTCGGGCGATACCCTGATGGCAAGACCGCTGGTGATCGTCGGCGGCGGCGAACTGGCGGCGGCACAGGCGATGGCGGGCGATTTCGCCCTGCGCGGATACGTCGTCGGACTTACCGGCACGCAGGCGCCGGGCGATCTTGCCGCGCTGGCCACGGCATTCGGCGACGGCGCCTTCGGCCAGCTCGGCATCGATGCCTCGTCAATCGCCGTGGCCGCACCGGGCGATGCCCGCTTCGGGCAGCAATTGCAGGCGGTATTCGCCAGCAGCAACGTGCCGACCCATGCCTTCGCCACGGATGCCACCTCGGCTTATGCGGCGTCGGTGCAGTTTCACGAAGCACTGGTGGAAGGACGCCGCTGA
- a CDS encoding MBL fold metallo-hydrolase codes for MPPITLGRMRIHKVLEMESPTPMKEQLPGVTPADIARLQSWFDLGDGEFGKDAESSLMTLSIHSFVIEVDGQTILVDTCDGNHKDRLVEAVHQLDTDYLGNLRRAGFAPEDIDLVMCTHLHFDHVGWNTRLEDGKWMPTFPNAKYLFGRRDYEYFQQEPPGEEAHHASFIDSIVPVMDAGQGIIVDENHVAHREIGDGVWLEPAFGHSPGCCTIHGKADAGEAIFWGDVIHHPIQLIRPDLPFAFDADPAEASVTRQRILRRAAEEQLLCLPAHFRGTSAGHVHVDGDAYRYQWVPG; via the coding sequence ATGCCGCCAATCACGCTGGGCCGGATGCGCATCCACAAGGTGCTGGAGATGGAATCGCCAACGCCGATGAAGGAGCAGTTGCCCGGCGTGACGCCCGCCGACATCGCCCGGCTACAGAGCTGGTTCGACCTTGGCGATGGCGAGTTCGGCAAGGACGCCGAAAGCTCGCTGATGACGCTGTCGATCCATTCCTTCGTGATCGAGGTCGACGGGCAGACCATCCTCGTCGACACCTGCGACGGCAATCACAAGGACCGGCTGGTGGAAGCGGTGCACCAGCTGGACACCGACTATCTGGGCAACCTGCGCCGCGCCGGGTTCGCACCGGAGGACATCGACCTTGTCATGTGCACGCACCTGCACTTCGATCATGTGGGCTGGAACACCCGGCTGGAGGACGGGAAATGGATGCCCACCTTCCCCAATGCCAAATACCTCTTCGGCCGCCGCGACTACGAATACTTCCAGCAGGAACCGCCGGGCGAGGAAGCCCACCACGCCAGCTTCATCGACTCCATCGTCCCAGTGATGGATGCAGGCCAGGGCATCATCGTGGACGAGAACCACGTCGCGCACCGCGAGATCGGTGACGGCGTGTGGCTGGAACCCGCCTTCGGCCACTCGCCCGGCTGCTGCACCATCCACGGCAAGGCGGATGCCGGCGAAGCGATCTTCTGGGGGGACGTGATCCACCATCCGATCCAGCTGATCCGTCCGGACCTGCCCTTCGCCTTCGATGCCGATCCGGCAGAGGCCAGCGTCACCCGGCAGCGTATCCTGCGCCGCGCGGCGGAAGAGCAGCTGCTCTGCCTGCCGGCGCATTTCCGCGGCACCAGCGCGGGCCACGTCCACGTCGACGGCGACGCCTATCGCTACCAGTGGGTGCCCGGCTGA
- a CDS encoding DNA-directed RNA polymerase subunit beta' — protein MHQPARPNALPACDEPLRNAIVADLARPRKIHDYAEPVVTLVVAIRLMAAAMQGNCDPLVELTRRLGSITAAKAVLDLAKAGSQAWPENVMVNRPCCHALSPDEAVLADMASAVLAGDRQQFAAVLEGLVRRERHERLYGAAAAVMAELA, from the coding sequence ATGCACCAGCCTGCCCGCCCGAACGCACTTCCCGCCTGCGACGAACCGCTCCGGAATGCCATCGTCGCCGACCTCGCTCGCCCGCGGAAGATCCATGACTATGCGGAACCGGTGGTGACGCTGGTGGTGGCGATCCGGCTGATGGCGGCGGCCATGCAAGGCAACTGCGATCCGTTAGTGGAACTGACCCGTCGCCTTGGCTCGATCACTGCGGCCAAGGCCGTGCTCGACCTCGCCAAGGCAGGCTCGCAGGCCTGGCCGGAAAACGTCATGGTCAACCGCCCCTGCTGCCATGCCTTATCGCCTGACGAAGCGGTGCTCGCTGACATGGCCAGCGCCGTCCTCGCGGGGGACCGGCAACAGTTTGCGGCCGTTCTCGAGGGACTGGTCCGTCGAGAACGGCACGAACGGCTCTATGGCGCAGCTGCTGCCGTGATGGCGGAGCTGGCGTAA
- a CDS encoding lysophospholipid acyltransferase family protein produces the protein MIYLRNIAFYAVFYLGSIICVTGAVLAAFIAPSGIRFWPDTWSKLHHWACRRLLGITIVETGQQPTSRAFYAIKHESFFEAINLPTMFEFPALFAKQELFDIPGWGTAARNYGVIPVARQEGAKALRSMIRATKPLLEHERPIVIFPEGTRVPHGTRPPLQAGFAALYKLLNLPVVPVAIDSGPLYQRGLKRPGTLTIHFGEPIEPGLPREEIEARVHAGINALNKPNESQPAG, from the coding sequence GTGATCTACCTTCGCAACATTGCCTTCTACGCCGTATTCTATCTCGGCTCGATCATCTGCGTGACGGGGGCGGTGCTGGCTGCCTTTATCGCGCCATCGGGCATCCGCTTCTGGCCCGACACCTGGTCGAAGCTGCACCACTGGGCCTGTCGCAGGCTGCTGGGGATCACCATCGTGGAGACCGGCCAGCAGCCGACTTCGCGCGCCTTTTACGCGATCAAGCACGAGAGCTTCTTCGAGGCGATCAACCTGCCGACGATGTTCGAATTTCCCGCGCTGTTCGCGAAACAGGAATTGTTCGATATTCCCGGCTGGGGCACGGCGGCGCGCAACTACGGGGTCATCCCGGTCGCCCGGCAGGAAGGGGCCAAGGCGCTGCGCAGCATGATCCGCGCAACCAAGCCGCTGCTGGAGCACGAGCGTCCGATCGTCATCTTCCCCGAAGGCACCCGCGTCCCGCATGGTACGCGCCCGCCGCTGCAGGCGGGGTTTGCCGCCCTCTACAAGCTGCTGAACCTGCCGGTGGTGCCCGTCGCCATCGACAGCGGCCCGCTGTACCAGCGCGGCCTGAAGCGGCCCGGCACCCTGACGATTCATTTCGGCGAGCCCATCGAACCGGGGCTTCCGCGGGAAGAGATCGAGGCGCGCGTCCATGCCGGCATCAACGCGCTGAACAAGCCGAACGAAAGCCAGCCGGCCGGCTAG
- the gltX gene encoding glutamate--tRNA ligase codes for MTTVTRFAPSPTGRLHVGNIRTALHNWMLAAKRGGRFLLRIDDTDAERSREEYVEAIRTDLAWLGLSPDGEERQSQRMALYEEAFEQLRAAGRIYPAYETQQELELKRKIQLGRGLPPIYDRAALQLTEEQRAAKEAEGVAPHWRFKLDHDEPIAWDDGVRGSQKFDAAQLSDPVIRRADRSWLYMLPSCVDDIAMGITDVLRGEDHVSNTAVQIQMFTALGAPPPRFAHEALLVGREGKLSKRLGSLGCDAFRERGIEPEALIALLARLGTSQPVEPIAAREVLVNTFDLSTFGRAPAKFDDAELERINAAIVHQLEYSAVADRLPDGMDEAGWHAIRPNLQTVGEAQDWWKLVTGPIEAREFDEETRAYLATAADALAWSDTPWADLTATLKDSTGRKGKALFLPLRQALTGMDHGPDMGELLPLIGEDEARTRLRAAATA; via the coding sequence ATGACCACCGTTACGCGTTTCGCGCCTTCGCCCACCGGCCGCCTGCATGTCGGCAACATCCGTACGGCGCTGCACAACTGGATGCTGGCCGCCAAGCGCGGTGGGCGCTTCCTGCTGCGCATCGACGACACCGATGCAGAGCGCAGCCGCGAGGAGTATGTCGAGGCGATCCGCACCGATCTGGCATGGCTGGGCCTGTCGCCCGATGGCGAGGAACGCCAGTCGCAGCGCATGGCGCTGTATGAGGAGGCGTTCGAACAGCTGCGCGCGGCCGGGCGCATCTATCCCGCCTATGAAACGCAGCAGGAACTGGAACTGAAGCGCAAGATCCAGCTCGGTCGCGGACTGCCGCCGATCTACGATCGGGCCGCGCTCCAGCTCACCGAAGAGCAGCGCGCAGCGAAGGAAGCGGAAGGCGTGGCCCCGCACTGGCGCTTCAAGCTGGACCATGACGAGCCCATCGCCTGGGACGACGGCGTGCGTGGCAGCCAGAAGTTCGATGCCGCGCAGCTCTCCGATCCGGTGATCCGACGCGCGGACCGATCGTGGCTCTACATGCTGCCCAGCTGCGTGGACGATATCGCCATGGGCATTACCGACGTGCTGCGCGGGGAAGACCATGTCTCCAACACGGCGGTGCAGATCCAGATGTTCACCGCGCTCGGCGCCCCGCCGCCGCGCTTCGCGCACGAGGCGCTGCTGGTCGGCCGCGAAGGCAAGCTGTCCAAGCGCCTCGGCTCGCTCGGCTGCGATGCCTTCCGCGAACGCGGCATCGAACCCGAAGCACTCATCGCGCTGCTGGCGCGGCTTGGAACCAGCCAGCCGGTCGAACCGATTGCTGCGCGGGAAGTGCTTGTAAACACATTTGATTTGTCGACCTTCGGCCGCGCCCCGGCGAAGTTCGACGACGCCGAGCTGGAGCGGATCAACGCCGCCATCGTGCACCAGCTCGAATACTCTGCCGTGGCGGATCGCTTGCCCGATGGCATGGACGAGGCCGGCTGGCACGCGATCCGGCCCAACCTGCAGACTGTCGGCGAGGCGCAGGACTGGTGGAAGCTGGTCACCGGGCCGATCGAGGCGCGCGAATTCGATGAAGAGACCCGGGCCTACCTTGCCACTGCCGCCGACGCGCTGGCGTGGTCGGACACGCCGTGGGCGGATCTCACCGCTACCCTGAAGGACAGCACCGGCCGCAAGGGCAAGGCGCTGTTCCTGCCGCTGCGCCAGGCACTGACCGGAATGGACCACGGTCCCGACATGGGCGAACTGCTGCCGTTGATCGGCGAGGACGAGGCGCGCACCCGTCTTCGCGCCGCCGCCACGGCCTGA
- a CDS encoding TonB-dependent receptor, producing MRKTLTTLLLCAAAWPLPVLAQDADPADQEPAEDEATPRSTADDFHNVIVVSAAGIDRLDMVAGSSVVSGIELQRQSAGQIGDMLDQVPGASASGFAPGSSRPVLRGFGGERVRVLTDGVGSLDASGASADHAVSVDPLIADRVEVLRGPAVLLYGSSAIGGAVNVITKRIPPRLPEEAFHIDALAGVDSAANLREGGVSLDLPLGSGFAFHLDGSYRNTDDIEIPGFAASPELRADLLADAAEEEEEGHLEEAEELREGANTRDVLPNSWTDATSLGTGLAWFSGENNIGISFDYYDTGYGIPGLPGVGHVHGEEEDEHDEDHDEDHEGEEEGHEHGDEPVSIGLKRYRVDLRGQLDLGDGFFDHVQTRWGWSDYTHTEFEGVETGTVFDVQGVEGRIELVQSRRDHWRGSMGAQYSHVDFEAIGAEAFVPPSVTENFALFTLQELDFDRLEVELGGRYENTSVSEGIFNRERSFDTVSGAVGLSYILFDDFRAGLNLSRAERAPSAQELFADGPHIATQQFEIGNDTLDSEGAWGVEGYVRGELGSVQVNASLYRNWFDGFIYLSATGAEEDGLDVYRFLQQDADQWGFEGQVSFPLIHNGSFTLLGDLRGDYTKATLSDGTPVPRIPPLSLAGALEAQTGHFDLRAEVEWNDEQTRVAPMETPTDSFTHVNLSLAWHPFEGSENLTVLAQVDNLFDEEGRLATSFTKDFVPLPGRNFKLSVRTSF from the coding sequence ATGCGTAAGACCCTGACCACTCTCCTGCTCTGCGCAGCCGCGTGGCCATTGCCCGTGCTCGCCCAGGATGCCGACCCCGCCGACCAGGAACCCGCCGAGGACGAAGCGACACCACGCTCGACCGCCGATGACTTCCACAATGTCATCGTGGTGAGCGCCGCCGGTATCGACCGGCTGGACATGGTGGCGGGCAGCTCGGTTGTTTCCGGCATCGAACTGCAACGTCAGAGCGCGGGCCAGATCGGCGACATGCTCGACCAGGTGCCCGGCGCCTCGGCCAGCGGCTTCGCGCCCGGTTCCTCGCGCCCGGTGCTGCGCGGCTTCGGCGGAGAGCGCGTACGGGTGCTGACCGACGGGGTCGGTTCGCTCGACGCCTCGGGCGCCTCGGCCGACCACGCCGTGTCGGTCGATCCGCTGATCGCCGACCGGGTGGAGGTGCTGCGCGGCCCGGCGGTCCTGCTTTACGGCAGCTCCGCGATCGGCGGCGCGGTGAACGTGATCACCAAGCGCATCCCGCCGCGCCTGCCGGAAGAGGCCTTCCACATCGACGCGCTGGCCGGCGTCGACAGCGCTGCCAACCTGCGCGAAGGCGGGGTGTCGCTGGACCTGCCGCTGGGAAGCGGCTTCGCCTTCCACCTCGACGGGTCCTATCGCAACACCGACGACATCGAGATTCCCGGCTTCGCCGCTTCGCCCGAACTGCGGGCGGACCTGCTCGCCGACGCGGCCGAGGAAGAGGAAGAAGGCCACCTCGAGGAGGCCGAAGAGCTGCGCGAGGGCGCCAATACGCGCGACGTGCTGCCCAATAGCTGGACCGACGCGACCTCGCTCGGCACCGGCCTCGCCTGGTTCTCCGGCGAGAACAACATCGGGATCTCCTTCGACTACTACGACACCGGCTATGGCATTCCCGGCCTGCCGGGCGTGGGCCACGTGCACGGCGAGGAAGAGGACGAGCACGATGAAGACCATGACGAAGATCACGAGGGTGAAGAGGAAGGACACGAACACGGTGACGAGCCGGTCTCGATCGGCCTGAAGCGCTACCGGGTGGACCTGCGCGGCCAGCTGGACCTGGGCGACGGCTTCTTCGACCATGTGCAAACCCGCTGGGGCTGGTCCGACTACACCCACACCGAATTCGAGGGCGTCGAGACCGGCACGGTCTTCGACGTGCAGGGCGTGGAAGGCCGCATCGAGCTGGTGCAGTCGCGCCGCGACCACTGGCGTGGCTCGATGGGCGCGCAATATTCGCACGTCGATTTCGAAGCCATCGGCGCCGAGGCCTTCGTGCCGCCGAGCGTTACCGAAAACTTCGCCCTGTTCACCTTGCAGGAACTCGATTTCGACCGCCTCGAAGTCGAACTGGGTGGCCGCTACGAGAACACCTCGGTCAGCGAAGGCATTTTCAATCGCGAGCGCAGCTTCGACACCGTTTCGGGTGCGGTTGGCCTGTCCTACATCCTGTTCGACGATTTCCGTGCCGGCCTGAACCTGAGCAGGGCGGAGCGCGCTCCCTCGGCGCAAGAACTCTTCGCTGACGGACCGCACATCGCCACCCAGCAGTTCGAAATCGGCAATGACACACTCGATTCCGAAGGTGCCTGGGGTGTCGAGGGATACGTGCGCGGCGAGCTCGGCTCTGTGCAGGTCAACGCCAGTCTTTACCGCAACTGGTTCGACGGGTTTATCTACCTCTCCGCCACCGGTGCCGAGGAAGACGGGCTGGATGTCTATCGCTTCCTGCAACAGGATGCCGACCAATGGGGCTTCGAGGGACAGGTAAGCTTCCCGCTGATCCACAACGGCAGCTTCACCCTGCTGGGTGACCTGCGCGGCGATTACACCAAGGCGACCCTGTCCGATGGTACGCCGGTGCCGCGCATCCCGCCGCTGAGCCTGGCGGGCGCGCTCGAAGCACAGACCGGTCACTTCGACCTGCGCGCCGAAGTCGAATGGAACGACGAGCAGACGCGCGTCGCGCCGATGGAGACGCCGACCGACAGCTTCACCCATGTGAACCTGTCGCTGGCCTGGCACCCGTTCGAAGGATCGGAAAATCTCACCGTGCTGGCGCAGGTGGATAACCTGTTCGACGAGGAGGGTCGCCTTGCGACCAGCTTCACCAAGGACTTCGTCCCGCTGCCGGGCCGTAACTTCAAGCTGTCGGTGCGTACGAGTTTCTGA
- the putA gene encoding bifunctional proline dehydrogenase/L-glutamate gamma-semialdehyde dehydrogenase PutA, with product MALDRTALRDAYRQDEEACLELRLEQAGAITNVHENAAATATQLIEDARRKESSGLDAFLATYGLDTEEGIALMCLAEALLRVPDEETADALIRDKVASQDWAEHVGESGSVFVNAATFSLMLTGEVLKGGTRQEKGLANALRRATGRMGEPVIRKATSQAMRIIGGQFVYARTIDEAMDRAKPEKKRGLTHSFDMLGEAAMTFEDAEKYRQAYERAIARLAKEPGDVHTGPGISVKLSALYPKYDFFHAEAAIAALVPIVRDLALQAREANIHFTVDAEEAERLELSLDIIEALVADDDLFDDGTPQGWEGFGMAIQAYQKRGVPLCRWAAKLARKHDRKLFVRLVKGAYWDAEIKLSQVGGYKDYPVFTRKLGTDVSYLACASELLAADDAIYPAFATHNAYTIGAIKALAGSKQFEFQRLHGMGEDIYSALAAMEGAQRTPVRIYAPVGGHKELLAYLVRRLLENGANSSFVNRMADAEVPVAELVTNPVADLAALTPRRNPAIPLPLHIYPNRRNSLGVDLAHPPELEELRKCLAVWRKDHPVAHPTLRAEVDGELIPVHAPQSGKVVGEYMPASQRDIDLALARAVAAQPEWDALGGEARAQLLIKAADLLEENTPRLMDLCRREAGKTMMDAVLEVREAVDFLRYYACEARMLFGAPQPLPGPTGEQNLLRLHGRGVFATISPWNFPLAIFMGPTAAALAAGNTVLAKPAEQTPLIAALAIDLCHEAGIPKDVLQFVPGDGAVGAALTSDPRIAGVAFTGSTATAHAINRSLAARPGAIGTLIAETGGQNAMIVDSSALPEQVTRDVVASAFQSAGQRCSALRVLYLQDDVADEMLHMIKGAFEALVIGDPADFATDVGPVIDAEARAKLQAHVQEMHEAGYPVWRRSMPKECENGHFFAPTIIEVSSILDIDEEQFGPILHVARYPAGGMARVLDDINATGYGLTLGLHSRIDETRRFVEANARVGNFYVNRNQIGAVVGSQPFGGEGLSGTGPKAGGPHYVTRFATERVTTIDTTAAGGNASLLAGG from the coding sequence ATGGCTCTCGATAGAACCGCATTGCGCGATGCTTACCGGCAGGACGAGGAAGCCTGCCTCGAACTGCGCCTGGAACAGGCTGGTGCGATCACCAATGTCCACGAAAATGCTGCCGCCACCGCAACGCAGCTGATCGAGGACGCGCGCCGCAAGGAATCCAGCGGACTGGACGCCTTTCTGGCCACTTACGGGCTCGATACCGAGGAAGGCATCGCCCTGATGTGCCTCGCCGAAGCGCTGCTGCGCGTGCCGGACGAGGAAACAGCCGACGCGCTGATCCGCGACAAGGTCGCCTCGCAGGACTGGGCCGAGCATGTCGGCGAATCGGGCAGCGTCTTCGTCAATGCCGCCACCTTCTCGCTGATGCTGACCGGCGAAGTGCTGAAGGGCGGCACGCGGCAGGAAAAGGGCCTCGCCAACGCGCTGCGCCGCGCCACGGGCCGCATGGGCGAACCCGTGATCCGCAAGGCCACCAGCCAGGCCATGCGCATCATCGGCGGCCAGTTCGTCTACGCCCGCACCATCGACGAGGCGATGGACCGCGCCAAGCCGGAGAAGAAGCGGGGCCTGACCCACAGTTTCGACATGCTCGGCGAGGCGGCGATGACCTTCGAGGATGCCGAGAAATATCGCCAGGCCTACGAGCGCGCGATTGCGCGGCTGGCGAAGGAACCGGGCGATGTTCACACCGGGCCGGGCATCTCGGTCAAGCTCTCCGCGCTCTACCCGAAATATGATTTCTTCCATGCCGAGGCGGCGATTGCCGCGCTGGTGCCGATCGTGCGCGATCTGGCGCTGCAGGCGCGCGAGGCGAACATCCACTTCACCGTCGACGCCGAAGAGGCCGAGCGGCTGGAACTGAGCCTTGATATCATCGAGGCGCTGGTGGCCGACGACGACTTGTTCGACGATGGCACGCCGCAGGGCTGGGAAGGCTTCGGCATGGCCATCCAGGCCTACCAGAAGCGCGGCGTTCCGCTGTGCCGCTGGGCCGCCAAACTGGCGCGCAAGCATGATCGCAAGCTGTTCGTGCGCCTGGTCAAGGGCGCCTACTGGGATGCCGAGATCAAGCTGTCGCAGGTCGGCGGGTACAAGGACTACCCGGTCTTCACCCGCAAGCTGGGCACCGATGTCTCCTACCTCGCCTGCGCCAGCGAGCTGCTGGCGGCGGACGATGCCATCTACCCCGCCTTCGCCACCCACAATGCCTATACCATCGGCGCGATCAAGGCGCTGGCTGGCAGCAAGCAGTTCGAGTTCCAGCGCCTCCACGGCATGGGCGAGGACATCTACTCCGCGCTCGCCGCGATGGAGGGCGCCCAGCGCACGCCGGTGCGCATCTACGCCCCCGTCGGCGGACACAAGGAACTGCTCGCCTACCTGGTGCGCCGCCTGCTGGAGAACGGCGCCAACTCCAGCTTCGTCAACCGCATGGCCGATGCCGAGGTGCCAGTGGCAGAGCTGGTCACCAACCCGGTGGCGGACCTGGCCGCGCTCACCCCGCGCCGCAATCCGGCGATCCCGCTGCCGCTGCACATCTATCCCAACCGCCGCAACTCGCTGGGTGTCGACCTCGCCCATCCGCCCGAACTGGAGGAACTGCGCAAGTGCCTGGCGGTGTGGCGCAAGGATCATCCGGTCGCTCACCCCACCCTGCGCGCAGAGGTGGACGGCGAACTGATCCCCGTCCACGCCCCGCAATCGGGCAAGGTCGTCGGCGAATACATGCCCGCCAGCCAGCGCGACATCGACCTGGCGCTCGCCCGCGCGGTCGCGGCGCAGCCAGAGTGGGACGCGTTGGGCGGTGAAGCTCGCGCGCAGCTGCTGATCAAGGCGGCGGACCTGCTGGAAGAGAACACCCCGCGCCTGATGGACCTGTGCCGCCGCGAGGCAGGAAAGACCATGATGGACGCCGTGCTGGAAGTGCGCGAGGCAGTCGACTTCCTGCGCTACTACGCCTGCGAGGCACGCATGCTGTTCGGTGCGCCGCAGCCGCTGCCCGGCCCCACGGGGGAGCAAAACCTGCTCCGCCTGCACGGGCGCGGAGTCTTTGCCACCATCAGCCCGTGGAACTTCCCGCTGGCCATCTTCATGGGGCCGACCGCCGCGGCGCTGGCCGCGGGCAACACCGTGCTCGCCAAGCCGGCCGAGCAGACCCCGCTGATCGCTGCGCTCGCGATTGACCTGTGCCACGAGGCCGGCATTCCCAAGGATGTGCTGCAATTCGTGCCGGGCGACGGCGCTGTGGGCGCTGCGCTCACCAGCGATCCGCGCATCGCCGGGGTTGCCTTCACCGGTTCCACCGCCACGGCCCATGCCATCAACCGCTCGCTGGCCGCGCGGCCCGGCGCCATTGGCACCCTGATTGCCGAGACCGGCGGCCAGAACGCCATGATCGTGGATTCCAGCGCCCTGCCCGAACAGGTAACGCGCGACGTGGTGGCCTCTGCCTTCCAGAGCGCGGGCCAGCGCTGTTCGGCACTGCGCGTGCTCTACCTGCAGGACGACGTGGCGGACGAGATGCTGCACATGATCAAGGGCGCGTTCGAGGCACTGGTGATCGGCGACCCGGCCGACTTCGCCACCGATGTCGGCCCGGTGATCGATGCCGAAGCCCGCGCCAAGCTGCAGGCACACGTGCAGGAAATGCACGAGGCGGGCTACCCGGTCTGGCGGCGGTCGATGCCTAAGGAATGCGAGAACGGCCATTTCTTCGCCCCGACGATCATCGAGGTGTCATCGATCCTCGACATCGACGAGGAGCAGTTCGGCCCGATCCTGCATGTCGCACGCTACCCGGCGGGCGGCATGGCGAGAGTGCTCGATGACATCAACGCCACCGGCTACGGCCTGACGCTGGGGCTGCACAGCCGCATCGACGAGACGCGCCGCTTCGTCGAGGCGAACGCGCGGGTGGGCAACTTCTACGTCAACCGCAACCAGATCGGTGCGGTGGTGGGCAGCCAGCCGTTCGGGGGCGAGGGCTTGTCGGGCACCGGCCCCAAGGCCGGCGGCCCGCACTATGTCACCCGCTTCGCCACCGAGCGGGTCACCACCATCGACACCACTGCGGCGGGCGGCAACGCCAGCCTGCTGGCTGGGGGATAA